In Streptomyces sp. RFCAC02, the following proteins share a genomic window:
- a CDS encoding MMPL family transporter — translation MATFLYKLGRLCFRRRWWVGLAWLAALVAIGFGAATAGDPPEDTFELPGTEGQQAMDILNEEFPQASMENMEGRIVFRAPDGQEITASLNQSAVEDTLDAMRDAEHVTNVSDPFDENNPTVSPDASTTYATVEYDVKDSAVDEAMHEELMDAMELARDQGLTVEASGSVAMGPMEMGGGEMIGVLVAAIVLFITFGALVAAGLPLLTALIGVAAGSLGIAALSATLGLSEMTGILATMIGLAVGIDYALFIVSRYRAELMAGHSREEAAGRAAGTAGSAVVFAGLTVVIALSGLAIVNIPLLTKMGLAAAATVVIAVLIALTLVPAALGMVGKLVFGRRQRRQNPETGVPSALQKNGKENMGSRWARAVLRRPGVVLVTAILGMGVLAVPVASMELGLPDDGVQPEDTTQRKAYDMLSEGFGAGFNGPLVVVLDGGDGVDIQAAGQELAERLEGYEDVVATGPAIPNETGTVATVSVFPESGPSSQETTDLVADLRGDFADDFEEATGAHMLISGQTAIQSDFSKVMTEALVPYLILVVGLAFVLLILVFRSILVPLKAALGFLLSVLAALGVVVAVFQWGWAASLIGVEETSPIMSMMPIFMVGVIFGLAMDYEVFLVTRIREAHVHGEDAHQTVVTGFNLNARVVTAAAIIMISVFGAFAAVSGEAMVKMMGLGMAVAVLLDAFVVRMTIVPAVLGLIGERAWWLPKWLDRILPNVDVEGESLEKYLQQQGKGRDAVTRERETASVG, via the coding sequence GTGGCTACGTTTCTGTACAAACTCGGCCGCCTGTGCTTCAGGCGCCGCTGGTGGGTCGGCCTGGCCTGGCTGGCGGCCCTCGTGGCGATCGGCTTCGGCGCCGCCACGGCCGGCGACCCGCCGGAGGACACCTTCGAGCTGCCCGGCACCGAGGGCCAGCAGGCCATGGACATCCTCAACGAGGAGTTCCCGCAGGCCAGCATGGAGAACATGGAGGGCCGCATAGTCTTCCGTGCCCCCGACGGCCAGGAGATAACCGCCTCCCTGAACCAGTCCGCCGTCGAGGACACGCTCGACGCGATGCGTGACGCCGAGCACGTCACGAACGTCAGCGACCCGTTCGACGAGAACAACCCGACCGTCAGCCCCGACGCCTCGACCACCTACGCCACCGTCGAGTACGACGTGAAGGACTCGGCGGTCGACGAGGCCATGCACGAAGAGCTGATGGACGCGATGGAGCTCGCGCGCGACCAGGGGCTCACCGTCGAGGCGTCCGGCTCCGTGGCCATGGGGCCGATGGAGATGGGCGGCGGCGAGATGATCGGCGTCCTCGTGGCGGCGATCGTGCTGTTCATCACCTTCGGCGCGCTGGTCGCGGCCGGTCTGCCGCTGCTGACCGCGCTGATCGGTGTGGCCGCCGGGTCGCTCGGCATCGCCGCGCTGAGCGCGACGCTCGGCCTGTCCGAGATGACCGGCATCCTGGCGACGATGATCGGCCTCGCCGTCGGCATCGACTACGCGCTGTTCATCGTCTCCCGGTACCGCGCGGAGCTGATGGCGGGCCACAGCCGTGAGGAGGCCGCGGGCCGCGCGGCGGGCACCGCCGGTTCCGCCGTCGTCTTCGCCGGCCTCACCGTCGTCATCGCCCTGTCCGGCCTCGCCATCGTCAACATCCCGCTGCTCACGAAGATGGGCCTCGCGGCCGCCGCGACCGTGGTCATCGCGGTGCTGATCGCGCTGACGCTGGTGCCCGCCGCTCTCGGCATGGTCGGCAAGCTGGTCTTCGGCCGCCGCCAGCGCCGCCAGAACCCGGAGACGGGTGTCCCCTCCGCGCTGCAGAAGAACGGCAAGGAGAACATGGGCTCCCGCTGGGCGCGCGCCGTCCTGCGCCGCCCCGGCGTGGTCCTCGTGACCGCGATCCTCGGCATGGGCGTCCTCGCGGTGCCCGTCGCCAGCATGGAGCTCGGCCTGCCCGACGACGGCGTGCAGCCGGAGGACACGACGCAGCGCAAGGCGTACGACATGCTGAGCGAGGGCTTCGGCGCCGGCTTCAACGGCCCGCTGGTCGTCGTCCTCGACGGCGGCGACGGTGTCGACATCCAGGCCGCCGGCCAGGAGCTGGCCGAACGTCTCGAGGGCTACGAGGACGTGGTGGCCACCGGCCCCGCCATCCCGAACGAGACGGGCACCGTCGCGACCGTGTCGGTCTTCCCCGAGTCCGGGCCGTCCAGCCAGGAGACCACCGACCTGGTGGCCGACCTGCGGGGCGACTTCGCCGACGACTTCGAGGAGGCCACCGGCGCGCACATGCTGATCTCCGGCCAGACCGCCATCCAGAGCGACTTCTCGAAGGTCATGACGGAGGCGCTCGTCCCGTACCTGATCCTGGTCGTGGGCCTGGCGTTCGTGCTGCTGATCCTCGTCTTCCGGTCGATCCTGGTGCCGCTGAAGGCCGCGCTCGGCTTCCTGCTGTCCGTGCTGGCCGCGCTCGGCGTGGTCGTCGCGGTGTTCCAGTGGGGCTGGGCCGCGAGCCTCATCGGGGTCGAGGAGACCAGCCCGATCATGAGCATGATGCCGATCTTCATGGTCGGTGTGATCTTCGGTCTGGCGATGGACTACGAGGTCTTCCTCGTGACCCGCATCCGCGAGGCGCACGTCCACGGCGAGGACGCGCACCAGACCGTCGTCACCGGGTTCAACCTGAACGCGCGCGTCGTCACCGCCGCGGCGATCATCATGATCAGCGTGTTCGGTGCCTTCGCTGCGGTCTCCGGCGAGGCCATGGTGAAGATGATGGGCCTCGGCATGGCGGTCGCCGTCCTGCTGGACGCGTTCGTCGTCCGCATGACGATCGTGCCCGCCGTCCTCGGCCTCATCGGGGAACGCGCCTGGTGGCTGCCGAAGTGGCTGGACCGCATCCTGCCGAACGTGGACGTGGAGGGCGAGTCCCTGGAGAAGTACCTCCAGCAGCAGGGCAAGGGCCGCGACGCCGTGACGCGCGAACGGGAGACCGCGTCCGTCGGCTGA
- a CDS encoding S41 family peptidase — MHGDAVCFVAEDDLWLAPLPSPGHKAPARAWRLTVDRTRLGPPRFSPDGRHIAFTSWRTHDPEIHVTAVEGGGPARQLTHWASYDTRVCGWTPPDAAGESRILAVGSHGQPFTYFTWAYTVPLTGGPGDQLPWGPVADIAVTGGGGDRRTLLLTGKAPHEPAVWKRYRGGATGKLWYHGTRIAAGLGGHVDSPMLVDGRVAFLSDHEGVANLYSCRPDGTELWRHTDHDAFYARHASTDGRRVIYQCAGDLWVVDALTPDSRPRRLPIRLDGPRTGRRPYQVRTAGHIDSLAVDTTGRASAVCVRGALYWLTHRDGPARALTTESGVRVRLPEMLGDTGRVAYLTDADGEDAIEIAHLPRASGGRDPVRIAGGALGRAREMVASPDGTTLAVAAHDGRLLIVRVPADEAAEEAGETTGETIEETIEETTEETAGEAAGGVDAGEVAEDVVEVIRSVNGPVRDLAFSPDSQWLAWAQPGVGRSLTQIKIVKLAPGDRTVLDVTDGRFEDEEPVFTSDGRYLAFLSWRGFDPVYDVHTGDLSFPLGCRPYLVPLSSATRSPFAITPEGRPAAGGLDPDDTGNEDGTVHVEADGLGSRVTPFPVAASKYSSLRPVAGGGLVWLRWPISGALGETFVNPDDTSGRPTLEHFDLAKAKRTELTDDVDWFAVSGDGTRLVVSEDDSLRAVPAAESGDSDSTVSVDLRRIVHVADPAAEWRQAFDEAGRIVRDYFWDPGMSGVDWSAVLDQYRPLVERVASPDEFADLLRETVGELGTSHAYVSPARRDEGPAHYHRAQGLLGANFSRTKDGAWQLRRVLPGDSSDSRARSPLAGTGVREGSLLTHVGGRPVDPVTGPWPLLAGTGGTSVELTFAEEDNPRARRRIAVVPLVDDRSLRYQDWVVRRREVVRELSGGRCGYVHIPDMGGSGWAQFNRDLRLEFSRPALIVDVRGNAGGHISELVVEKLTRTILGWDLTRNEQPVSYASNAPRGPVVAVADEATSSDGDMITAAFRLLGLGPVVGTRTWGGVVGITGDHQLGDGTDITVPMNAAWFREYGWGVENYGVDPDIEAVRGPVDWAEGRPMVLQTAVRVALDLLERTPAAEPPGYEDVPDRSRPALPPRTACP, encoded by the coding sequence CTGCACGGGGACGCGGTGTGCTTCGTCGCCGAGGACGATCTCTGGCTGGCACCCTTGCCGAGCCCCGGCCACAAGGCGCCCGCACGCGCCTGGCGGCTCACCGTCGATCGTACGCGTCTGGGCCCGCCGAGGTTCTCGCCGGACGGGCGTCACATCGCGTTCACGAGCTGGCGCACGCACGACCCCGAGATCCACGTCACGGCCGTCGAGGGCGGCGGCCCGGCCCGCCAGCTCACCCACTGGGCGTCCTACGACACCCGCGTCTGCGGCTGGACCCCGCCCGACGCGGCCGGCGAGAGCCGGATCCTCGCGGTCGGCTCGCACGGGCAGCCGTTCACCTACTTCACCTGGGCGTACACCGTGCCGCTCACCGGCGGCCCCGGCGACCAGCTCCCGTGGGGGCCGGTCGCCGACATCGCGGTCACCGGGGGCGGCGGCGACCGCAGGACCCTGCTGCTCACCGGCAAGGCCCCGCACGAGCCGGCCGTGTGGAAGCGCTACCGGGGCGGCGCCACCGGCAAGCTCTGGTACCACGGCACGCGCATCGCGGCCGGTCTCGGCGGGCACGTCGACAGCCCGATGCTCGTCGACGGCCGGGTCGCGTTCCTCTCCGACCACGAGGGCGTCGCGAACCTCTACTCCTGCCGCCCCGACGGCACCGAGCTGTGGCGGCACACCGACCACGACGCGTTCTACGCCCGCCACGCCTCGACCGACGGGCGGCGCGTGATCTACCAGTGCGCGGGCGACCTGTGGGTCGTGGACGCGCTCACCCCCGACTCGCGGCCCCGCCGCCTCCCGATCCGCCTCGACGGGCCGCGCACCGGGCGGCGGCCGTACCAGGTGCGGACCGCGGGACACATCGACTCGCTCGCCGTCGACACGACGGGCCGGGCCAGCGCCGTGTGCGTACGCGGCGCCCTGTACTGGCTCACGCACCGCGACGGCCCCGCGCGCGCCCTCACCACGGAGAGCGGGGTGCGCGTCCGGCTGCCCGAGATGCTCGGCGACACCGGGCGCGTGGCGTACCTCACGGACGCGGACGGCGAGGACGCCATCGAGATCGCCCACCTGCCGCGCGCGAGCGGCGGGCGGGATCCCGTGCGGATCGCGGGGGGCGCGCTCGGGCGTGCGCGGGAGATGGTCGCCTCGCCCGACGGGACCACCCTCGCGGTCGCGGCGCACGACGGGCGGCTGCTGATCGTCCGGGTGCCGGCGGACGAGGCGGCGGAGGAGGCCGGGGAGACCACCGGGGAGACCATCGAGGAGACCATCGAGGAGACCACGGAGGAGACCGCCGGGGAGGCGGCTGGCGGCGTGGACGCGGGCGAGGTCGCCGAGGACGTCGTCGAGGTCATCCGCTCCGTGAACGGCCCGGTCCGCGACCTCGCGTTCTCCCCCGACTCCCAGTGGCTCGCCTGGGCACAGCCCGGCGTCGGCCGCTCCCTCACCCAGATCAAGATCGTGAAGCTGGCGCCCGGCGACCGGACCGTCCTGGACGTCACCGACGGCCGGTTCGAGGACGAGGAGCCCGTCTTCACGAGCGACGGCCGCTACCTCGCGTTCCTGTCCTGGCGCGGCTTCGACCCGGTCTACGACGTCCACACCGGCGACCTGTCGTTCCCGCTCGGCTGCCGCCCGTACCTCGTGCCGCTGTCGTCCGCGACGCGCTCGCCGTTCGCCATCACGCCCGAGGGCCGCCCCGCCGCCGGCGGCCTCGACCCCGACGACACGGGCAACGAGGACGGCACCGTGCACGTCGAGGCGGACGGGCTCGGCAGCCGCGTGACGCCGTTCCCGGTGGCCGCGTCCAAGTACTCGTCGCTGCGGCCGGTGGCGGGCGGCGGCCTCGTGTGGCTGCGCTGGCCGATCTCCGGCGCGCTCGGCGAGACGTTCGTCAACCCCGACGACACCTCGGGCAGGCCCACCCTCGAACACTTCGACCTCGCCAAGGCGAAGCGCACCGAACTCACCGACGACGTCGACTGGTTCGCCGTCAGCGGTGACGGTACCCGGCTCGTCGTCAGCGAGGACGACAGCCTGCGCGCCGTACCCGCCGCCGAGTCCGGCGACAGCGACTCCACGGTCTCCGTCGACCTGCGGCGCATCGTCCATGTCGCGGACCCGGCCGCCGAGTGGCGTCAGGCGTTCGACGAGGCCGGGCGGATCGTCCGCGACTACTTCTGGGACCCCGGCATGTCCGGCGTCGACTGGTCCGCCGTCCTCGACCAGTACCGGCCGCTCGTCGAACGGGTCGCGAGCCCCGACGAGTTCGCCGACCTGCTGCGCGAGACGGTGGGGGAGCTCGGCACCTCCCACGCGTACGTCAGCCCGGCCCGCCGCGACGAGGGACCGGCGCACTACCACCGCGCCCAGGGCCTCCTCGGCGCCAACTTCTCCCGCACCAAGGACGGCGCGTGGCAGCTCCGGCGCGTCCTGCCGGGCGACTCGTCCGACTCGCGCGCCCGCTCCCCGCTCGCCGGCACCGGCGTGCGGGAGGGCTCGCTGCTCACCCACGTCGGCGGGCGCCCCGTCGATCCGGTCACCGGGCCGTGGCCGCTGCTGGCCGGCACCGGCGGCACCAGCGTGGAGCTGACGTTCGCCGAGGAGGACAACCCGCGGGCGCGCCGCCGTATCGCCGTCGTCCCGCTGGTCGACGACCGGTCGCTGCGCTACCAGGACTGGGTGGTGCGGCGGCGCGAGGTCGTCCGCGAACTGAGCGGCGGGCGCTGCGGATACGTCCACATCCCCGACATGGGCGGCTCGGGCTGGGCGCAGTTCAACCGCGACCTGCGCCTCGAGTTCTCCCGGCCCGCGCTGATCGTGGACGTGCGGGGCAACGCGGGCGGCCACATCAGCGAACTGGTCGTGGAGAAGCTGACCCGCACCATCCTCGGCTGGGACCTCACGCGCAACGAGCAGCCCGTCTCGTACGCGTCGAACGCGCCGCGCGGCCCGGTCGTCGCCGTCGCCGACGAGGCCACCTCGTCGGACGGGGACATGATCACGGCCGCGTTCCGGCTGCTCGGGCTCGGCCCGGTCGTCGGCACGCGCACCTGGGGCGGTGTCGTCGGCATCACCGGCGACCACCAGCTCGGCGACGGGACGGACATCACCGTGCCGATGAACGCCGCCTGGTTCCGCGAGTACGGGTGGGGCGTCGAGAACTACGGCGTCGACCCGGACATCGAGGCGGTGCGCGGCCCGGTGGACTGGGCGGAGGGCCGCCCCATGGTGCTGCAGACGGCCGTACGGGTTGCGCTCGACCTGCTGGAGCGCACGCCCGCGGCCGAGCCGCCCGGCTACGAGGACGTCCCGGACCGCAGCCGCCCCGCCCTGCCACCGCGCACGGCCTGTCCCTGA
- a CDS encoding Uma2 family endonuclease — MTAEMVAPAWMHTQISAEQYDSWSEEQCAGIEIVDGMVLVSPSSSKRHNRLARILANALDAAAGPEWNADTDFDVRLQDVPLINRRPDVVVYRADTIDLSPTRPEHVLLVAEVVSPGSETTDRIVKVDQYATAGIAFYWRVEQAATGVPLVYTYVLDPATRAYREADLFTGVIKAAAPFPVTVDLGQPGVAASG; from the coding sequence ATGACCGCCGAGATGGTGGCACCCGCGTGGATGCATACACAGATCAGCGCGGAGCAGTACGACTCCTGGTCCGAGGAACAGTGTGCCGGTATTGAGATCGTGGACGGGATGGTCCTGGTGAGCCCGAGCTCGTCCAAGCGGCACAATCGGCTGGCCCGGATTCTGGCGAATGCCCTGGATGCCGCAGCCGGGCCGGAGTGGAACGCGGACACCGATTTCGATGTCCGTCTGCAGGACGTCCCTCTCATCAACCGCCGCCCGGACGTCGTCGTCTACCGGGCGGACACCATCGACCTCTCCCCCACCCGGCCCGAGCATGTGCTCCTGGTCGCCGAGGTCGTGTCACCCGGCTCCGAGACGACCGACCGGATCGTGAAGGTGGACCAGTACGCCACGGCAGGCATCGCCTTCTACTGGCGTGTCGAGCAGGCCGCCACGGGCGTCCCCCTCGTCTACACCTATGTCCTCGACCCCGCCACCAGGGCCTACCGGGAAGCCGATCTCTTCACCGGTGTGATCAAGGCCGCCGCGCCGTTCCCCGTCACCGTCGATCTGGGACAGCCGGGGGTTGCCGCGTCAGGGTGA
- a CDS encoding SAM-dependent methyltransferase, with translation MADELAVVPVAHVVGGRVEPTDDYWGGTRAVIRIDGNRFTEGAVVGLEAFSHIEVVFRFHLTDPSDLHPEPRRPRDNPDWPAGGIFAHRNMRRQNWIGVSRCRLLHIDGLDLHVEDLDAVDGTPVLDIKPWFSEMGPRGDVHQPNWVTEMLTDYYAPTEQHPQA, from the coding sequence GTGGCTGACGAGTTGGCGGTTGTGCCGGTGGCGCATGTGGTCGGTGGGCGGGTCGAGCCGACCGATGACTACTGGGGTGGCACGCGGGCGGTCATCCGGATCGACGGAAACCGGTTCACCGAGGGGGCCGTCGTCGGTCTGGAGGCTTTCTCCCACATCGAGGTCGTCTTCCGCTTCCACCTCACCGACCCCTCCGACCTGCACCCCGAACCCCGCCGTCCCAGGGACAATCCCGACTGGCCGGCCGGCGGGATCTTCGCCCACCGGAACATGCGCCGGCAGAACTGGATCGGCGTCTCACGCTGCCGACTGCTGCACATCGACGGCCTCGACCTCCACGTCGAAGATCTCGACGCCGTGGACGGCACACCGGTCCTCGACATCAAGCCCTGGTTCAGCGAGATGGGACCACGCGGAGACGTGCACCAGCCGAACTGGGTCACGGAAATGCTCACGGACTACTACGCACCGACCGAGCAACACCCTCAAGCCTAG
- a CDS encoding HD domain-containing protein produces the protein MDKQHARGSVGYLMEMGALKRGKRSGWWIAGVKDPETIAEHSFRTAVIGSVLAMLEGADPAKVALLCTFHDTQETRVGDIPWIGRRYLTAAKNEDVTADQVADAHPAVAAGIQAIVNEYETGDSLEVLVAHDADKLECMIQGLEYLEQGYRNAQEWVDSTRAKLKTKSAIALADAAQDMSSAEWQRTFLR, from the coding sequence ATGGACAAGCAGCACGCCCGAGGTTCGGTCGGCTATCTCATGGAGATGGGCGCGCTCAAGCGCGGTAAGCGCAGCGGTTGGTGGATCGCGGGTGTCAAGGATCCCGAGACGATCGCCGAGCACAGCTTCCGTACCGCCGTCATCGGGTCCGTGCTGGCGATGCTCGAAGGGGCCGATCCGGCGAAGGTGGCTCTGCTGTGCACTTTCCACGACACGCAGGAGACCCGTGTCGGCGATATTCCGTGGATCGGGCGGCGGTATCTCACCGCGGCCAAGAACGAAGACGTGACGGCGGACCAGGTCGCCGACGCACACCCGGCGGTGGCCGCAGGTATCCAGGCGATCGTCAACGAGTACGAGACGGGCGACTCACTCGAGGTGCTCGTCGCCCATGACGCGGACAAGCTGGAATGCATGATCCAGGGGCTGGAATACCTGGAGCAGGGATACCGTAATGCCCAGGAGTGGGTGGACAGCACTCGTGCGAAACTCAAGACCAAGTCGGCCATCGCGCTGGCTGACGCGGCCCAGGATATGTCCTCGGCGGAATGGCAGCGCACGTTCCTCCGGTAG
- the tgmC gene encoding ATP-grasp peptide maturase system methyltransferase produces the protein MAETDKVAARLRRQLAERLVEDGHLRSAEWRAAVEEVPRHAFLSSGFFRPVPGSSPTAYAPVLPDERAESWLASCYADESLVTQIAGVIEPKDITGTIARLPSSSSTLPSLMVDMLEALDVRDGDTVLEVGTGTGYNAALLAHRVGAENVTTVDTDAAIAAKARNVLWTLGHHVTVVTGDGRHGHAERAPYDRTIATCGVAHVRPEWVAQTKPGGIVLTTVRGGLWSSGLAKLTVHDDGTAEGPFVSEASFMRARQEEPDADLTLPGADEGVRRGTGLTSDVLDDWTVRFLIDNCIDGLSLISGVSLNGGPPSDCLLHPGSGSFAVLSGDTVRQGGRMLLWDRVEEAIGRWKAAGSPAVTDLRVRLTPHEQRIFLPGVAAAWWAKPLGSSARSG, from the coding sequence ATGGCTGAGACCGACAAGGTTGCCGCTCGGTTGCGGAGGCAGCTTGCCGAGCGGCTGGTTGAGGACGGGCATCTCCGGTCGGCGGAGTGGCGGGCCGCCGTCGAGGAGGTGCCGCGACACGCGTTCCTCTCGTCGGGGTTCTTCCGGCCCGTGCCCGGATCCTCGCCCACGGCCTACGCGCCGGTGCTGCCCGATGAGCGGGCCGAGTCCTGGCTGGCCTCCTGCTACGCGGATGAATCCCTCGTCACGCAGATCGCCGGTGTGATCGAGCCGAAGGACATCACGGGCACCATCGCGCGCCTTCCGTCGTCCTCGTCCACCCTGCCGTCGCTCATGGTCGACATGCTGGAAGCCCTCGACGTGCGGGACGGCGACACAGTGCTCGAAGTCGGGACCGGCACCGGCTACAACGCCGCCCTGCTCGCCCACCGGGTCGGTGCGGAGAATGTCACGACCGTGGACACGGACGCGGCGATTGCGGCCAAGGCGCGCAACGTCCTGTGGACCCTGGGTCATCACGTCACGGTCGTCACCGGCGACGGGCGTCATGGTCACGCGGAGCGGGCTCCGTACGATCGCACCATCGCGACCTGCGGTGTCGCGCACGTCCGGCCGGAGTGGGTGGCCCAGACGAAACCCGGCGGCATCGTCCTGACCACGGTCCGGGGCGGGCTGTGGTCCTCCGGTCTCGCGAAGCTCACCGTCCACGACGACGGTACGGCGGAAGGCCCGTTCGTCTCCGAGGCGTCGTTCATGCGGGCGCGCCAGGAGGAACCCGACGCCGACCTCACGCTCCCCGGCGCGGACGAGGGAGTCCGAAGGGGGACTGGACTCACCTCGGACGTCCTGGACGACTGGACGGTCCGCTTCCTCATCGACAACTGCATCGACGGCCTGTCGCTGATCAGCGGCGTCAGCCTGAACGGCGGGCCTCCGAGCGACTGTCTCCTGCACCCCGGTTCGGGCTCGTTCGCCGTCCTGTCGGGCGACACGGTCAGGCAGGGCGGGCGGATGCTCCTCTGGGACCGCGTGGAGGAGGCCATCGGCCGGTGGAAGGCGGCGGGCTCCCCGGCCGTCACGGATCTGCGTGTCCGGCTGACGCCCCACGAGCAGCGGATCTTCCTGCCGGGGGTTGCTGCGGCATGGTGGGCCAAGCCCCTCGGGTCGTCCGCGCGTTCGGGGTGA
- a CDS encoding ABC transporter permease, producing MGHVLLIWRLLVRDLRRRPGEAVMFLIAVTAATTSLTVGLAADDAVATSYLKTRAATEGPDITVISTTDDPSGLAGLIADLPGVAAQGEPVFAFHTTVDAGGWSATTSVEGREDEPAAVDRPLVTSGTWVSPGGAVLERGFAQALGVGVGDEVTISGRAYPIVGLAISAATPVYPLSDWAQGPGPTDYGGRIWLTAEDARAAAGDTTGVHLIHVRLDDPGAPGLWRDTVFTPEITGESWIHTHVWQGVLQDDVKLIRGTRPALVVGAWLLAVAAIVTLTALATVRAGRDNRRAGLLKAVGAGPGTVTVVLLAQYLLLTALATGLGLAAGCLVAPGLADPSAGLLTTASPPDGGTALAAAILAAVVSTVGAVAPAVRVARASTVDALTDPAHLVTRHPRLNAMTAHLPTSMLLGVRLLARRPGRAALAVVGTATTGLMVTAMLAFRTELAAAPDHQRFGPVDIRTDSTGETLLGITLVLVALSTLNAVLLGWSTAVQARRTLTVSRTLGATPGQVVSALCVTQLLPAILGTALGIPAGLVLYWLFGTTVTPPTSWMLTAAVTIVLAVTALTALPAWLHTRKPAGHSLNTDLA from the coding sequence GTGGGTCATGTGCTGCTGATCTGGCGCCTTCTCGTACGCGACCTGCGCCGCCGGCCCGGCGAGGCCGTCATGTTCCTGATCGCCGTCACCGCGGCGACCACGTCCCTGACGGTCGGCCTCGCGGCCGACGACGCCGTCGCGACCTCGTACCTGAAGACCCGCGCGGCCACCGAGGGACCCGACATCACCGTCATCTCGACGACCGACGACCCGTCCGGCCTGGCCGGTCTCATCGCCGACCTGCCCGGCGTGGCCGCACAGGGCGAGCCGGTCTTCGCGTTCCACACCACCGTCGACGCGGGCGGCTGGTCCGCTACCACCTCGGTCGAGGGACGCGAGGACGAACCGGCCGCCGTCGACCGGCCGCTCGTGACGTCCGGGACGTGGGTGAGCCCGGGCGGCGCGGTGCTGGAACGCGGCTTCGCGCAGGCACTCGGCGTGGGCGTCGGCGACGAGGTCACCATCAGCGGACGCGCGTACCCGATCGTCGGCCTCGCGATCAGCGCGGCGACCCCGGTATACCCGCTGAGCGACTGGGCGCAGGGGCCGGGGCCGACCGACTACGGCGGCCGCATATGGCTCACCGCCGAGGACGCGCGCGCGGCGGCTGGCGACACCACCGGCGTGCACCTGATCCACGTGCGCCTGGACGACCCGGGCGCGCCCGGCCTGTGGCGCGACACCGTGTTCACGCCCGAGATCACGGGCGAGTCCTGGATCCACACCCACGTGTGGCAGGGCGTGCTGCAGGACGACGTGAAGCTGATCAGGGGGACGCGGCCCGCCCTCGTCGTCGGCGCCTGGCTGCTGGCCGTGGCCGCGATCGTCACGCTCACCGCGCTGGCCACCGTACGCGCCGGCCGCGACAACCGGCGTGCGGGACTGCTGAAGGCCGTCGGCGCGGGTCCCGGCACGGTCACCGTCGTCCTGCTCGCGCAATACCTGCTGCTGACGGCCCTGGCCACCGGGCTCGGACTGGCCGCCGGCTGCCTCGTCGCACCCGGACTGGCCGACCCGAGCGCCGGGTTGCTGACCACCGCGAGCCCTCCGGACGGCGGCACCGCCCTCGCCGCGGCGATCCTCGCCGCCGTGGTCTCCACGGTGGGCGCGGTGGCGCCCGCCGTGCGCGTCGCGCGTGCCAGCACCGTCGACGCGCTGACGGACCCGGCGCATCTCGTCACGCGCCACCCACGTCTGAACGCCATGACGGCCCACCTGCCGACATCGATGCTGCTCGGCGTCCGGCTGCTGGCCCGCCGACCGGGCCGGGCCGCCCTGGCGGTCGTCGGCACGGCGACGACCGGCCTCATGGTCACGGCGATGCTCGCCTTCCGCACCGAACTCGCCGCTGCCCCCGACCACCAGCGCTTCGGCCCCGTCGACATCCGGACCGACAGCACCGGCGAGACGCTGCTCGGCATCACCCTGGTCCTGGTGGCGCTGTCGACACTCAACGCCGTACTGCTCGGCTGGAGCACCGCCGTACAGGCACGCCGCACCCTGACCGTCTCCCGCACCCTCGGCGCAACGCCCGGCCAGGTCGTATCGGCGCTGTGCGTGACACAACTGCTGCCCGCGATCCTGGGAACGGCGCTGGGCATCCCGGCGGGACTGGTCCTGTACTGGCTGTTCGGGACGACGGTGACACCACCGACATCATGGATGCTCACGGCGGCGGTGACCATCGTGCTGGCGGTGACGGCACTGACAGCACTCCCCGCATGGCTGCACACCCGGAAACCAGCAGGCCACTCCCTGAACACCGACCTGGCATGA